In Methanosarcina siciliae T4/M, one genomic interval encodes:
- the tnpA gene encoding IS200/IS605 family transposase — MFFDTIAYRFKIFYNKKVKKDYESILKNIFTEKGYRIHAMEVVEDHVHLCVEFHPSISLSKVIQHLKGGNSYRLFKLHPELREKYWGGSFWSSGKFYRSIGNVTADTIRHYINESQGKPKKEIRSNRIKKSGQLKLTDF, encoded by the coding sequence ATGTTTTTTGACACCATAGCCTACAGATTCAAAATATTCTACAACAAGAAAGTTAAAAAGGATTACGAATCAATCCTCAAAAATATTTTTACTGAGAAAGGCTATAGAATACATGCCATGGAAGTAGTAGAAGATCATGTGCACTTGTGTGTGGAATTCCATCCAAGCATCTCACTATCCAAGGTAATTCAACACCTAAAAGGAGGAAATTCTTACAGATTATTTAAGCTTCATCCTGAATTAAGGGAAAAATACTGGGGTGGAAGTTTCTGGTCAAGTGGCAAGTTCTATAGATCAATTGGGAATGTAACTGCTGACACAATCAGGCATTATATTAACGAATCCCAAGGAAAACCAAAAAAAGAGATTAGATCTAATAGAATAAAGAAATCTGGACAATTGAAACTAACCGATTTCTAA